A stretch of the Archangium violaceum genome encodes the following:
- a CDS encoding acylase has product MTPLSDSHPFRLSLRPTLLALALAATATGCDEPEPEPDSPARYQATIRRTGFGVPHITARDLGSAGYGQGYAFAQDNACTLLDQLLKVRGERARYLGAGPNGVNVATDFAFRVLDLPRRAEESWSREPEDVRELISGYVAGFNHFLSLPLAERLPCAGQPWVKPITEVDLTAYHRALGLLLSGNRLLGAIAAAQPPGTGATLQSESLPLLREVDATKIGSNGWALGAERSESGRGMLVANPHFPWEGELRLWESHLTVPGKLNVYGVGLLGVPGVLIGFNEHVAWTHTVSLGARFTAYTLPLVPGKPTSYFYDGQVRDMTARPITLQVRQPDGSLTEMTRTYYSSHHGPIISLAGIGWSSQLTLSYRDANLDNESLIAQFLGMSRANSLEEFQQVFANVGGIPWVHTMATTPEGDVWYADAAATPNLRPETLQAWATAVANPDSPQARLLRSSVVLLDGSTSRDEWVEEPGARSPGLIPFARAPQLQRRDFVFNSNDSHWLANPAQPLTGFSPLQGQEGTPRTPRTRMNAQLLTEVSEGGASGADGRFTLEELQDAILSNRSSTAELLLADVVRRCKASPTGTAEGLTVDLTQACDVLAAWNGRYDVDSVGAALWRQLMSAYTYSALLNAGPLLATPFSPSAPLTTPNTLKPRPETGADPLADKLAAAVLKLRAAGLEVSTPLGQAQYAPRGTERVALHGGVDVDGVTNICSYDATSNTSLEPTTPRGTVLDNATGLTEDGYVINSGTSFLMALEYTDNGPRARAFLTYGQSADPASDLYRNQLERFSEKQWRPIAFAEQDIAQDPSLETTTLAGD; this is encoded by the coding sequence ATGACCCCACTGAGCGACTCCCATCCCTTCCGCCTCTCCTTGAGACCCACCCTGCTGGCGCTCGCACTGGCCGCCACCGCCACCGGTTGCGATGAGCCGGAGCCGGAGCCGGACTCCCCGGCCCGCTATCAGGCCACCATCCGCCGCACCGGCTTCGGCGTGCCCCACATCACCGCCAGGGACCTGGGCTCCGCGGGCTATGGCCAGGGCTATGCCTTCGCCCAGGACAACGCCTGCACCCTGCTCGACCAGCTCCTCAAGGTGCGCGGTGAGCGGGCCCGTTACCTCGGCGCCGGTCCCAACGGTGTCAACGTGGCCACGGACTTCGCCTTCCGGGTGCTGGACCTGCCCCGGCGCGCCGAGGAGTCCTGGTCGCGCGAGCCCGAGGACGTGCGCGAGCTCATCTCCGGGTACGTGGCCGGCTTCAATCACTTCCTCTCGCTGCCGCTCGCCGAGCGCCTGCCCTGCGCGGGCCAGCCATGGGTGAAGCCCATCACCGAGGTGGACCTGACGGCCTACCACCGCGCGCTGGGACTGTTGCTCAGCGGCAACCGGCTGCTGGGCGCCATCGCCGCCGCGCAGCCTCCTGGCACTGGCGCGACCCTCCAGTCCGAGAGCCTCCCGCTGTTGCGCGAGGTGGACGCGACGAAGATTGGGAGCAATGGCTGGGCCCTGGGCGCGGAGCGCTCGGAGAGCGGGCGCGGCATGCTGGTGGCCAACCCCCACTTCCCCTGGGAAGGTGAGCTCCGGCTGTGGGAGAGCCACCTCACCGTTCCGGGCAAGCTCAACGTGTACGGCGTGGGCCTCCTCGGCGTACCCGGCGTGCTCATCGGCTTCAACGAGCACGTGGCGTGGACGCACACCGTATCGCTCGGCGCGCGCTTCACCGCCTACACGCTGCCGCTCGTGCCCGGCAAGCCTACCTCCTACTTCTACGACGGCCAGGTGCGGGACATGACGGCGCGTCCCATCACCCTCCAGGTGCGGCAGCCGGACGGCTCGCTGACCGAAATGACGCGCACCTACTACAGCAGCCACCACGGCCCCATCATCTCGCTCGCGGGCATCGGCTGGAGCAGCCAGCTCACCCTCAGCTACCGCGACGCCAACCTGGACAACGAGTCCCTCATCGCCCAGTTCCTGGGGATGAGCCGGGCCAACAGCCTGGAGGAGTTCCAGCAGGTGTTCGCCAACGTGGGCGGCATCCCCTGGGTGCACACGATGGCGACGACGCCGGAGGGCGACGTCTGGTACGCGGACGCGGCGGCCACGCCCAACCTGCGCCCGGAGACGCTCCAGGCCTGGGCAACGGCGGTGGCCAATCCCGACTCGCCGCAGGCACGGCTGCTCAGGTCGAGCGTCGTGCTGCTGGACGGCAGCACCTCCCGCGACGAGTGGGTGGAGGAGCCGGGCGCGCGCAGCCCGGGCCTGATTCCCTTCGCCCGAGCCCCACAGCTCCAGCGCCGGGACTTCGTCTTCAACTCCAATGACAGCCACTGGCTGGCCAACCCGGCGCAGCCCCTGACGGGCTTCTCGCCGCTCCAGGGCCAGGAGGGCACGCCGCGCACGCCGCGCACGCGCATGAACGCCCAGCTGCTCACCGAGGTGAGCGAGGGAGGTGCCTCCGGCGCGGACGGGCGCTTCACGCTCGAGGAGCTGCAGGACGCCATCCTCTCCAACCGCAGCTCCACCGCCGAGCTGCTGCTAGCGGACGTGGTGCGGCGCTGCAAGGCCTCGCCCACGGGCACCGCCGAAGGGCTGACGGTGGACCTGACGCAGGCCTGCGACGTGCTGGCGGCCTGGAACGGACGCTACGACGTCGACAGCGTGGGCGCCGCCCTGTGGCGCCAGCTCATGAGCGCGTACACCTACAGCGCCCTCCTCAACGCCGGCCCCCTGCTCGCCACGCCCTTCTCGCCGAGCGCGCCGCTGACCACGCCCAACACCCTGAAGCCCCGCCCGGAGACGGGGGCGGATCCGCTGGCGGACAAGCTGGCCGCCGCCGTGCTGAAGCTGAGGGCCGCGGGCCTCGAGGTGAGCACCCCGCTGGGCCAGGCCCAATACGCCCCGCGTGGCACCGAGCGCGTTGCCCTGCACGGCGGCGTCGACGTGGACGGCGTGACGAACATCTGCTCCTACGACGCCACCAGCAACACCTCGCTGGAGCCGACCACCCCGCGCGGCACCGTGCTCGATAACGCGACCGGGCTCACCGAGGACGGCTACGTCATCAACTCGGGCACCAGCTTCCTGATGGCGCTGGAGTACACCGACAACGGCCCCCGCGCCCGGGCCTTCCTCACCTACGGGCAGAGCGCGGACCCGGCGTCGGACCTGTACCGCAACCAGCTCGAGCGCTTCTCCGAGAAGCAGTGGCGTCCCATCGCCTTCGCGGAGCAGGACATCGCGCAGGACCCGTCGCTCGAGACGACGACGCTCGCGGGGGACTGA